One region of Vallitalea okinawensis genomic DNA includes:
- a CDS encoding NAD(P)H-dependent oxidoreductase — translation MKVCFINGSPRGKSSGSQFLIGEISSMIKKEEIKVDNICIVDCLKNRDLEEVFCELLDYDSLVFTFPLYVDSIPSSMLDFMTQFETFVHHQNNVLVKRPKVYAVVNCGFIEGEQNKHALKIMEHFSDKIEFSWQMGVGIGAGEFLARTPDLPLENKVKRNILKAFNVLVQHIKDEELDVSSNILESPKIPRFIFIFMGSRGWVQWAKKNSLKKKQLMARPYK, via the coding sequence ATGAAAGTCTGTTTTATTAATGGAAGTCCAAGAGGGAAAAGTAGTGGATCACAATTTCTAATTGGTGAAATCTCATCGATGATTAAAAAAGAAGAGATCAAAGTAGATAATATCTGTATTGTAGATTGCTTAAAAAACAGAGATCTAGAAGAGGTTTTTTGTGAACTGCTGGATTATGATAGTCTAGTGTTTACTTTTCCACTCTATGTTGATAGTATTCCATCCAGTATGCTTGATTTTATGACCCAGTTCGAAACGTTTGTTCATCATCAAAATAATGTTCTAGTCAAAAGACCAAAGGTATATGCAGTTGTTAACTGTGGTTTTATAGAAGGAGAGCAGAATAAACATGCACTTAAAATAATGGAACATTTCTCAGATAAGATTGAGTTCTCATGGCAAATGGGGGTAGGTATAGGCGCAGGTGAGTTTTTAGCAAGAACACCTGACTTACCTTTGGAAAATAAAGTGAAGCGAAATATACTTAAGGCTTTTAATGTATTGGTTCAGCATATAAAGGATGAAGAGTTAGATGTTAGTAGTAATATTTTAGAAAGCCCCAAAATTCCTAGGTTTATATTCATATTTATGGGAAGCAGAGGCTGGGTTCAATGGGCTAAAAAGAACAGTCTTAAGAAAAAACAACTTATGGCTAGACCTTATAAATAG
- a CDS encoding NAD(P)H-dependent oxidoreductase: protein MNVLVISDEANKKRLGHEIEVRVLNYFQKETMNLTHLSVKKDDLNYCVGCFGCWVKTPGLCVFDDFGRRLNKHFVESDYVIILTPVVYGCYSTAIKRVLDRTVPNILPFFKIINNEVHHAPRYDHYPQLIILGYGEDITESEEKTFRALTQANAINFQLDKAKTFMSRRKEDIDQLMNDFTNDLGRSEKGVAV from the coding sequence ATGAATGTATTAGTTATTTCAGATGAAGCAAATAAAAAGCGACTAGGGCATGAGATTGAAGTAAGAGTATTGAATTATTTCCAGAAAGAAACTATGAATTTAACTCATTTGAGTGTTAAAAAAGATGATTTGAATTATTGTGTGGGGTGTTTTGGCTGTTGGGTAAAGACACCAGGATTATGTGTCTTTGATGATTTTGGTAGAAGGTTAAATAAGCATTTCGTTGAAAGTGATTATGTAATAATATTAACACCAGTTGTATATGGCTGTTATAGTACAGCTATAAAAAGAGTACTGGATCGGACTGTACCCAATATACTTCCTTTCTTCAAGATAATCAATAATGAAGTTCATCATGCTCCACGATATGACCATTATCCACAACTGATCATCTTAGGTTATGGGGAAGATATAACAGAGTCGGAGGAAAAAACATTTAGGGCATTAACTCAAGCCAATGCCATTAACTTTCAATTAGATAAAGCTAAAACATTTATGTCTAGAAGGAAAGAGGATATTGATCAACTTATGAATGACTTTACCAATGACCTAGGTAGATCAGAAAAGGGGGTAGCAGTTTGA
- a CDS encoding TetR/AcrR family transcriptional regulator yields MEKKQYHHGDLKNDLINKGLQLLNKDGYDGFSLRKVAALCEVSHAAPYKHFKNKDELIAAISQTVVNNFKNTLYDITTEFPNDPKKQIIEMGKEYVRFMVDNPDHLKFLFMSDFSLPVELDKESFNHKEDCPFNVFEKSAIQYLESINSDSKDHAINVLTMWGMVHGLAVLLVNNSIKFEGNCSDLVEKILSEKLKFQ; encoded by the coding sequence TTGGAAAAAAAACAGTATCATCATGGTGATTTAAAAAATGATTTGATCAATAAAGGATTACAACTTTTAAATAAAGATGGGTATGATGGATTTTCTCTTAGAAAAGTAGCTGCTTTATGTGAGGTCAGTCATGCCGCTCCCTATAAGCATTTTAAAAATAAAGATGAGCTTATCGCTGCAATCAGCCAAACCGTCGTCAATAACTTTAAAAATACTTTATATGATATTACAACAGAATTTCCCAATGACCCAAAGAAGCAGATTATTGAAATGGGAAAAGAATACGTTCGTTTTATGGTCGATAATCCTGATCATCTAAAGTTCCTCTTTATGAGTGATTTTAGTTTACCAGTTGAATTGGATAAAGAGTCTTTTAATCATAAAGAAGACTGTCCCTTCAATGTTTTTGAAAAAAGTGCCATCCAATATTTAGAATCCATCAATTCTGATAGTAAAGATCATGCCATCAATGTACTAACCATGTGGGGGATGGTTCATGGCTTAGCTGTACTACTTGTTAATAATAGCATTAAGTTTGAAGGTAATTGCTCTGACTTGGTTGAAAAAATTCTTAGTGAAAAACTCAAATTCCAGTAA
- a CDS encoding DUF4097 family beta strand repeat-containing protein, giving the protein MKKKRSSINKMVVIIMVFFCSYFVGCTMKDIVVDESESVVVNDAKTIYIDASSVEVEIIPKDIKEVEVHYYGNTTTTNKNLVPKMNINNDNNEISIILKRESEIFVGVMYMNSDLRLEVFIPKTYNDNIHVINSSGDLSIEDFQLNKVDVEVSSGDIYMADVNFHDANLEASSGDIELNNIKGKTSIIATSGKVQINEMYGDLEVETSSGNITSIELTGNINASASSGDIELIDVLGELSAETTSGNINANIKEVNNDIYLKCSSGRAVLSMDNGKNMNLFAETASGNINNTFEFDKLEKDEETLKGSIGNGEYNISIITSSGNIEIK; this is encoded by the coding sequence TTGAAAAAAAAGCGTAGTAGTATAAATAAAATGGTAGTAATAATAATGGTTTTCTTTTGCTCTTATTTTGTGGGGTGTACTATGAAAGATATAGTTGTTGATGAAAGTGAATCGGTTGTTGTAAATGATGCAAAAACTATTTATATTGATGCATCATCAGTAGAAGTTGAAATCATACCTAAAGATATTAAAGAAGTTGAAGTTCATTACTATGGCAATACGACAACGACTAATAAAAATCTTGTTCCCAAGATGAATATCAATAACGACAATAATGAGATAAGTATTATACTAAAACGAGAAAGCGAGATTTTTGTTGGAGTTATGTACATGAATAGTGATTTGAGGTTAGAAGTATTTATTCCAAAAACATATAATGACAATATTCATGTCATTAATTCTTCAGGCGATTTAAGTATTGAAGATTTTCAGCTCAATAAGGTAGATGTAGAAGTAAGCTCCGGAGATATTTACATGGCCGATGTAAACTTTCATGATGCAAACTTAGAAGCAAGTTCAGGCGATATTGAGCTGAATAATATAAAGGGAAAGACATCTATTATAGCTACATCAGGCAAAGTACAGATCAATGAAATGTATGGAGACTTAGAGGTTGAAACTAGTTCTGGGAACATAACATCTATCGAACTAACAGGCAATATAAATGCCAGTGCAAGTTCAGGAGATATAGAATTAATAGATGTTTTAGGCGAGTTATCTGCTGAAACAACGTCTGGGAATATTAACGCAAATATTAAAGAGGTCAATAATGATATATATTTAAAATGTAGTAGTGGTCGAGCAGTTCTCAGTATGGATAATGGAAAGAACATGAATTTATTCGCAGAAACAGCTTCAGGCAATATTAATAATACTTTTGAATTTGATAAATTAGAAAAAGACGAAGAAACATTAAAAGGAAGTATTGGTAATGGTGAGTATAATATATCGATCATAACATCATCAGGTAATATAGAAATTAAATAA
- a CDS encoding ABC transporter permease — translation MINLMKLELRKIKLGSYIRGAIIATLVSFGLIYLIAYIEGDPIISNYEGLWNIIGSLSNATFMIFAGVLIGKIIIEEFQSKTIQVLFGYPIDRRRLMLAKISIVLLFTFISLIVSSIFLVLAFYILDIFYPMMQDQLTFELFSHILLGTVSYAIITSVMSLIPLYFGIRKKSVSTTIVTSVIIALFVNSNNNGVSLYSQFIIIPIILALLGAYLTYVAIMRNLENQDI, via the coding sequence ATGATTAATTTAATGAAGTTAGAATTAAGAAAAATAAAGCTGGGTAGTTATATAAGAGGAGCTATTATTGCTACGTTGGTTAGTTTTGGTTTGATTTATCTTATAGCCTATATTGAGGGAGATCCTATTATTTCAAATTATGAGGGATTATGGAATATAATTGGAAGTTTATCAAATGCTACATTTATGATTTTTGCTGGTGTGCTTATTGGAAAGATTATAATTGAGGAATTTCAAAGTAAAACTATTCAGGTTTTATTTGGTTACCCAATTGATAGACGGCGATTAATGCTTGCTAAAATATCCATTGTTCTGTTGTTTACCTTTATTTCTTTGATTGTGTCATCTATTTTTTTAGTATTAGCCTTTTATATCCTTGATATATTTTACCCAATGATGCAAGACCAATTAACCTTTGAATTATTTTCTCATATACTGCTTGGTACAGTCAGTTATGCTATCATTACTTCTGTGATGAGCTTAATACCTTTATACTTTGGAATTAGAAAAAAATCTGTATCAACCACAATTGTTACGTCAGTCATAATAGCATTATTTGTTAATTCTAATAATAATGGTGTTTCTCTTTATTCACAATTCATTATCATACCCATAATACTTGCTCTTTTAGGCGCTTACTTAACATACGTAGCGATTATGAGGAATCTTGAAAATCAAGATATTTAG
- a CDS encoding ABC transporter ATP-binding protein — protein sequence MSYILQTYNLTKVYDDKEVVSNVNMKVKSGEIYGFLGPNGAGKTTVMKLATNLIKPTGGEVELFGEKLTNKSYEILKRMGTIIEYPVFYEKLTAKQNLDLHCDYMGFHNKKAIDEALELVNLKGIDNKVVKNFSLGMKQRLGIARAILTRPELLILDEPINGLDPVGIKELRDLFKMLCKEYGTTMLISSHILSEIEQIADTIGVISDGRLIEEVTMDTIRNNNTEFIEVACTDCKKAARALDNQLNNMNFKVMNDNILRVYDSRITQKELTKILVMNDIEIESINKKYNSLEDYFLNLINGGLIND from the coding sequence ATGTCATATATACTACAGACATATAATCTTACAAAGGTCTATGATGATAAAGAAGTTGTTTCAAATGTCAACATGAAAGTGAAGTCAGGTGAAATATACGGTTTTCTTGGACCAAACGGTGCAGGTAAAACCACTGTTATGAAGTTGGCTACTAATCTCATTAAACCTACAGGTGGAGAAGTCGAACTTTTTGGTGAGAAGCTTACAAATAAATCCTATGAGATTTTAAAGAGAATGGGGACTATCATTGAATATCCAGTTTTTTATGAAAAACTTACTGCAAAACAAAACTTAGATTTGCATTGTGACTATATGGGTTTTCATAATAAGAAAGCTATAGATGAGGCTTTAGAATTAGTTAATCTAAAAGGAATTGATAATAAAGTTGTGAAAAACTTCTCACTGGGTATGAAGCAAAGATTAGGGATTGCAAGAGCTATTTTGACGAGACCAGAGTTGTTAATATTGGATGAACCCATTAATGGTCTTGATCCAGTAGGGATTAAAGAACTAAGAGATTTATTCAAAATGCTTTGTAAGGAATACGGTACTACCATGTTAATCTCCAGCCATATATTAAGTGAGATTGAGCAGATAGCTGATACAATTGGGGTTATTAGTGATGGACGATTAATCGAAGAAGTTACTATGGATACAATAAGAAATAACAATACTGAGTTTATTGAAGTAGCATGTACCGATTGCAAAAAGGCTGCACGAGCTTTAGATAATCAACTGAATAATATGAACTTCAAAGTGATGAATGACAACATTTTAAGAGTATATGATTCCCGTATCACACAAAAGGAATTAACTAAGATTTTAGTTATGAATGATATAGAAATCGAATCAATTAATAAGAAGTATAATTCATTAGAAGATTATTTCTTGAATCTTATCAATGGAGGGCTCATCAATGATTAA
- a CDS encoding sensor histidine kinase codes for MIPLLCAIIALLLLIIVYQYRSKMKRDRDLAYIQEKLKMIINEHSREKLLIQTDDKMLKSILIVINELLDYSHKTMANYMRTENSMKKMLSNVSHDLKTPLTVILGYVETLIHDEHLTDDEKQILLERVKSKTDELLNLINKFFDLAKLEAGDRHITLTRIQMNEVCRKNILAFYDILTNKGFDVRINIPENPLFARGNEEAVDRILGNLLSNAIKYGYEGQVIGLDLNADEQFIYVAIWDRGKGISELNKERVFERLYTLEDSRNQLYQGSGLGLTITKRLVEKMGGEITLKSKPYEKTVFSFKLQRLNY; via the coding sequence ATGATACCTTTGTTATGTGCGATTATAGCCTTATTACTATTAATAATTGTTTATCAATATCGTTCTAAAATGAAGAGGGATCGGGACTTAGCCTATATACAAGAGAAACTGAAAATGATAATAAATGAGCACTCCAGGGAGAAGTTATTGATTCAAACTGATGATAAAATGCTAAAATCTATCTTAATAGTTATCAATGAACTATTAGATTATAGCCATAAAACAATGGCTAACTACATGAGAACGGAAAACTCTATGAAAAAGATGCTTTCTAACGTGTCTCACGACTTAAAAACGCCACTGACTGTTATACTTGGATATGTTGAGACATTAATCCATGATGAGCATTTAACAGATGATGAGAAGCAGATATTACTTGAAAGGGTGAAGAGTAAAACAGATGAGCTATTAAACCTGATCAATAAATTCTTTGACCTAGCAAAGTTGGAAGCTGGAGATCGTCATATAACTTTAACAAGAATCCAGATGAATGAAGTTTGCAGAAAAAATATATTAGCATTTTATGATATTTTAACCAATAAGGGATTTGATGTTAGGATTAACATACCAGAGAACCCTCTTTTCGCAAGGGGAAATGAAGAAGCAGTGGATAGAATATTGGGTAATTTACTTTCTAATGCTATTAAATACGGTTATGAAGGACAAGTTATTGGATTAGATTTAAATGCCGATGAACAATTTATCTATGTGGCTATATGGGATCGGGGGAAAGGAATCAGTGAATTAAATAAAGAACGGGTTTTTGAAAGATTATATACCCTCGAGGATTCCAGAAACCAATTATATCAAGGAAGCGGTTTGGGTCTTACCATTACTAAAAGACTGGTAGAAAAGATGGGTGGAGAAATTACATTAAAGAGTAAGCCTTATGAGAAAACGGTCTTTTCTTTTAAGCTTCAAAGGTTAAATTATTAA
- a CDS encoding response regulator transcription factor, whose product MGHKILLVEDDRSISEMVKDHLIKEGYIVTTAFDGEEGIQFFLKDSFDLVLLDLMLPKLEGMEVIKIIRENNLVPILIMSAKDGDVDKAIALGFGADDYISKPFSMIELTARIKASIRRATKYSNNVQQVTNPKMKVGALDVDLANFSVIKDGENIKLTSKEFEILKVFITNPKRVFTKAQIYNHVWQDEYYGDENVINVHMRRLREKIEDNPSDPIYIKTLWGIGYKLGEF is encoded by the coding sequence ATGGGACATAAAATATTACTGGTTGAAGATGATAGATCCATAAGTGAAATGGTTAAGGATCATTTGATAAAGGAAGGGTACATAGTGACCACAGCTTTTGATGGTGAAGAAGGTATTCAGTTTTTTCTAAAAGATTCATTCGATCTTGTATTACTAGATTTGATGCTGCCTAAACTTGAGGGGATGGAGGTCATCAAGATCATTAGAGAAAATAATTTGGTGCCTATTTTAATTATGTCAGCTAAAGATGGAGATGTAGATAAAGCAATAGCTCTTGGATTTGGCGCTGATGATTATATTTCAAAGCCCTTTTCCATGATTGAATTAACAGCTCGGATTAAGGCTTCTATAAGGCGTGCGACAAAGTATTCCAATAATGTCCAACAAGTGACGAATCCAAAGATGAAAGTAGGTGCTTTGGACGTTGACTTGGCTAATTTTTCTGTTATTAAAGATGGAGAAAATATAAAGCTAACATCTAAGGAGTTTGAGATATTAAAAGTATTTATTACTAATCCTAAGAGGGTCTTCACAAAGGCACAAATCTATAACCATGTTTGGCAGGATGAGTATTATGGTGATGAGAATGTCATCAATGTGCATATGAGGCGTTTGCGAGAAAAAATAGAAGATAACCCTTCTGACCCAATCTATATAAAAACATTATGGGGGATAGGGTATAAGTTAGGAGAATTCTAG
- a CDS encoding phosphatase PAP2 family protein: MGILEWVYQLDISIIEGFKTFNAPLLLDYFMAFISTIGNAGLIWIVVSITLLLFKKTRGIGIAAIIALILNTVLVNLFLKPIFNRPRPYAIIEGIEYIIKTPSEPYSFPSGHASSSFAVATAIYLTSFKNKFAYLALILAALIAFARVYFCVHFPSDVIIGSLIGILMGYIGYRSYLKLDKSFIKDKIV; the protein is encoded by the coding sequence ATGGGCATTTTAGAATGGGTTTATCAGTTGGACATTTCGATTATAGAAGGATTCAAGACCTTCAATGCACCTTTATTATTAGATTATTTTATGGCCTTTATATCAACCATAGGTAATGCTGGTTTAATTTGGATAGTTGTATCCATTACTTTACTCCTATTTAAAAAGACAAGAGGGATTGGTATTGCAGCAATTATAGCTCTGATACTTAACACAGTACTGGTTAATCTATTTTTAAAGCCAATATTTAATCGACCTCGACCTTATGCCATCATTGAAGGAATAGAATATATCATTAAGACCCCATCGGAACCCTATTCTTTTCCATCTGGGCATGCTAGTTCATCCTTTGCTGTTGCAACAGCTATTTATTTGACATCCTTTAAAAATAAATTCGCTTATTTGGCTTTGATATTAGCCGCCTTAATAGCATTTGCAAGAGTGTATTTTTGTGTTCATTTCCCATCGGATGTAATTATTGGATCACTTATAGGTATCCTTATGGGTTATATCGGTTATAGGAGTTATTTAAAGTTGGATAAAAGCTTTATAAAAGATAAGATTGTATAA